The following coding sequences lie in one Actinomycetes bacterium genomic window:
- a CDS encoding adenylate kinase translates to MRLVLLGPPGAGKGTQAKALSARLGVPAISTGDIFRLNVGQGTPLGRSAQQYMDAGEYVPDEVTNAMVRDRLAQPDCVDGFLLDGYPRTTAQVVELTRLLAETHHSLDAVLEITVDPEEVVRRLTGRATIEGRSDDGVDVARHRLDVYREQTAPLAAVYEHLGLLRRVNGTGEVAEVTGRLLAALGKG, encoded by the coding sequence ATGAGGCTCGTGCTGCTGGGCCCCCCAGGCGCGGGCAAGGGCACCCAGGCCAAGGCGCTGTCCGCCCGGCTGGGTGTCCCCGCCATATCCACCGGCGACATCTTCCGGCTCAACGTCGGGCAGGGCACGCCGCTGGGGCGCAGCGCCCAGCAGTACATGGACGCCGGTGAGTACGTGCCCGACGAGGTCACCAACGCGATGGTCCGCGACCGACTGGCCCAGCCGGACTGCGTGGACGGTTTCCTGCTGGACGGCTACCCCCGCACCACCGCCCAGGTCGTCGAGCTGACCCGGCTGCTCGCCGAGACCCACCACTCGCTGGACGCCGTCCTGGAGATCACCGTGGACCCCGAGGAGGTCGTCCGGCGGCTCACCGGCCGGGCCACGATCGAGGGCCGTTCGGACGACGGCGTGGACGTCGCCCGGCACCGGCTGGACGTCTACCGCGAGCAGACCGCCCCGCTGGCCGCGGTCTACGAGCACCTGGGTCTGCTGCGCCGGGTGAACGGCACCGGAGAGGTCGCCGAGGTCACCGGACGGCTGCTGGCCGCGCTCGGGAAGGGCTGA
- the secY gene encoding preprotein translocase subunit SecY — MLTAFAQAFRTPDLRRKLLFVLAILALFRLGSVIPTPGVSYVAIQSCLNQVSDSSLYGLINLFSGGALLQLSVFALGIMPYITASIIIQLLTVVIPRFEALKKEGQAGTARLTQYTRYLTIGLAILQSTALIAIAQTPGRLFQGCTAAIVPNKSLWVLLTMVVTMTAGTGVIMWLGELITDRGIGNGMSLLIFTSIIARFPTQIWAIFKSKGPWIFAVVIVVGLALVALVVFMEQAQRRIPVQYAKRQVGRRMYGGSSTYIPLKVNMAGVIPVIFASSLLYIPTLLVQMFGGTSGWSVWVQKYFIKGDHPLYILAYFMLIIFFTYFYVAITFDPTEVADNMKQYGGFIPGIRAGRPTADYLDYVLTRLTLPGSMYLGFIAVLPLIAFASVGASQSFPFGGTSILIMVGVGLDTVKQIESQLQQRNYEGFLR; from the coding sequence GTGCTCACCGCTTTCGCCCAGGCGTTCAGGACGCCTGACCTGCGGCGCAAGCTGCTGTTCGTGCTCGCGATCCTGGCGCTGTTCCGACTCGGCTCCGTGATCCCGACCCCCGGGGTCTCCTACGTCGCGATCCAGAGCTGCCTGAACCAGGTCAGCGACTCGTCGCTGTACGGGCTGATCAACCTGTTCAGCGGTGGGGCGCTGCTGCAGCTGTCGGTCTTCGCGCTGGGGATCATGCCGTACATCACGGCGAGCATCATCATCCAGCTGCTCACCGTGGTGATCCCACGCTTCGAGGCCCTCAAGAAGGAGGGCCAGGCCGGCACCGCCAGGCTCACGCAGTACACCCGGTACCTGACCATCGGCCTGGCCATCCTGCAGTCCACCGCGCTCATCGCGATCGCCCAGACTCCCGGGCGGCTGTTCCAGGGCTGCACGGCCGCCATCGTGCCGAACAAGTCCCTGTGGGTGCTGCTCACGATGGTCGTCACCATGACCGCCGGGACCGGCGTCATCATGTGGCTCGGCGAGCTGATCACCGACCGGGGTATCGGCAACGGCATGTCGCTGCTGATCTTCACCTCGATCATCGCGCGGTTCCCGACCCAGATCTGGGCGATCTTCAAGTCCAAGGGCCCGTGGATCTTCGCGGTCGTGATCGTGGTCGGCCTGGCGCTGGTGGCGCTCGTGGTGTTCATGGAGCAGGCCCAGCGGCGGATCCCGGTGCAGTACGCCAAGCGCCAGGTCGGACGCCGGATGTACGGAGGGTCGTCCACCTACATCCCGCTCAAGGTCAACATGGCCGGGGTCATCCCGGTCATCTTCGCGTCGTCGCTGCTGTACATCCCGACCTTGCTGGTGCAGATGTTCGGCGGCACCAGCGGCTGGAGCGTGTGGGTCCAGAAGTACTTCATCAAGGGCGACCACCCCTTGTACATCCTGGCGTACTTCATGCTGATCATCTTCTTCACGTACTTCTACGTGGCGATCACGTTCGACCCCACCGAGGTCGCGGACAACATGAAGCAGTACGGCGGCTTCATCCCCGGGATCCGGGCCGGCCGGCCCACGGCCGACTACCTCGACTACGTGCTGACCCGGCTGACCCTGCCCGGCTCGATGTACCTCGGGTTCATCGCCGTGCTGCCGCTGATCGCCTTCGCCAGCGTGGGCGCCAGCCAGTCGTTCCCGTTCGGCGGCACCAGCATCCTGATCATGGTCGGGGTGGGCCTGGACACGGTAAAGCAGATCGAGAGCCAGCTGCAGCAGCGCAACTACGAGGGGTTCCTGCGCTGA